A genomic window from Salvelinus alpinus chromosome 10, SLU_Salpinus.1, whole genome shotgun sequence includes:
- the LOC139531672 gene encoding myb-related protein A-like isoform X3 has translation MANITSRSESEDEDLHSTDPESKDKSKDKKILCKVKWSRDEDERLKKSVEQHGADSWKLVANHFPGRTDGQCQHRWQKVLNPELVKGPWTKEEDQKVIDLVHKYGPKRWSVIAKHLQGRIGKQCRERWHNHLNPEVKKSSWTQEEDSIIYQAHKRLGNRWAEISKLLPGRTDNSIKNHWNSTMRRKVEHEGYLQDGCRGFSSEHGGLKRRHHRPCVPQPDTPHGGHSPLGMAGPTQLGGYLYSPHCGQLMDSLPDSSSYLSPSCHDDPDKEQRIKELELLLMSAETEVRRQAQCRGPCSVERYSSWADSVSDDTMTTSSSSLEDQAEGGWRLAEEGQGPPVEQAEGGWRGAEEGQGPPVELAEGGWRGAEEGQHHVSPSKFLAVEASSVLSTLQTIPEFAETMELIDSDPMAWSEAASFDVSEATTPLKQIQGSYVPQGRTTEGMRYTIDPSNDISTKHCAPMGQRKVHTPHNVPRPGLPSLGRRKRTARRDQSPDRSRASFLESPSINSPKNTPTKALPFTLSQFFNTSGGEHLSLDNPSLTSTPVCGQNYLLNTPFQKETTPKHQKENMGFRTPKIHKTIMVPTPRTPTPFKNALAAQEKMHGPLKMVPQPLAFLEEDIREVLKQEIGSDIFTREPQPDFRTWKHNVDGPARKVRKSLVLDSWGKDCLNVQLYQDQLNNALVPEESLLTSSLLMTPLPERDRAERPCPPSSGKEGSCGPRRHLPSPRKRKNPPSVRISHHDSPGQVNNQWEAVVYGKTEDQRIMTEQARQYLSSTYTSTGCTSRALVL, from the exons TGAGTCTGAGGATGAAGATCTACACTCCACAGATCCTGAGAGTAAGGACAAGAGCAAAGACAAGAAGATACTGTGCAAAGTCAAATGGTCTCGCGATGAG GACGAGAGGCTGAAGAAGTCAGTGGAGCAGCATGGAGCAGACTCCTGGAAATTAGTAGCTAATCATTTTCca GGGAGGACAGATGGCCAGTGTCAGCACCGCTGGCAGAAGGTGCTCAACCCAGAGCTGGTGAAAGGACCCTGGACAAAAGAGGAGGATCAGAAG GTGATTGACCTGGTTCATAAATATGGCCCCAAGCGCTGGTCGGTGATTGCTAAGCACCTGCAAGGGCGGATCGGGAAGCAGTGCCGTGAGCGCTGGCACAACCATCTGAACCCTGAGGTGAAGAAGTCCTCCTGGACCCAGGAAGAGGACAGCATCATCTACCAGGCCCACAAACGCCTGGGCAACCGCTGGGCCGAGATCTCCAAGCTGCTGCCTGGAAG GACGGACAACTCCATCAAGAATCACTGGAACTCCACCATGAGGAGGAAAGTGGAGCACGAGGGGTACCTCCAGGACGGCTGCAGGGGATTCAGCTCAGAGCACGGGGGGTTGAAGCGACGCCACCACAGACCCTGTGTCCCCCAACCAGACACCCCCCATGGTGGGCACAGCCCTCTGGGCATGGCTGGACCAACTCAG ctTGGGGGTTACCTCTATAGCCCTCACTGTGGCCAGCTGATGGACAGCCTCCCAGACTCCTCCAGCTACTTATCG ccgtcctgccatgacgaTCCAGACAAAGAGCAGAGAATTAAGGAGCTTGAGCTGCTGCTTATGTCAGCAGAGACCGAGGTCCGGAGACAGGCCCAGTGCCGAGGCCCATGT AGTGTGGAGCGTTACTCCAGCTGGGCAGACAGTGTGTCAGATGACACCATGACCACCAGCAGTAGCAGTCTGGAGGATcaggctgagggaggctggaggCTGGCAGAGGAGGGCCAAGGTCCACCAGTGGAGCAGGCTGAGGGGGGCTGGAGGGGGGCAGAGGAAGGCCAAGGGCCACCAGTGGAGCTGGCTGAGGGGGGCTGGAGGGGGGCAGAGGAGGGCCAGCACCATGTCTCCCCCAGTAAGTTCCTGGCTGTGGAGGCTAGTTCTGTGCTCTCCACCCTGCAGACCATCCCCGAGTTCGCAGAGACCATGGAGCTCATCGACTCG GACCCTATGGCGTGGAGCGAGGCGGCCAGCTTCGACGTGTCTGAGGCGACGACGCCTCTGAAACAAATACAGGGGAGCTACGTACCCCAGGGGAGGACCACAGAGGGGATGAGGTATACCATTGACCCCTCCAACGACATCTCAACCAAGCACTGTGCCCCCATGGGTCAGCGGAAAGTCCACACCCCACACAACGTGCCCAGACCAGGCCTGCCATCcctggggaggaggaagaggacagcgAGGCGGGACCAGTCCCCTGATAGGAGCCGTGCGTCCTTCTTAGAGTCACCCAGCATCAACTCGCCCAAGAACACCCCCACGAAAGCACTGCCTTTCACCCTCTCCCAG TTCTTCAACACATCAGGAGGAGAGCATCTGAGCCTGGACAACCCTTCTCTGACCTCCACCCCAGTCTGTGGCCAGAACTATCTCCTCAACACACCCTTCCAGAAAGAGACCACGCCCAAACACCAGAAAGAGAATATGGG TTTCAGGACCCCTAAGATTCATAAGACCATAATGGTTCCGACTCCCAGAACTCCTACTCCATTTAAGAACGCCCTGGCCGCCCAGGAGAAGATGCATGGGCCGCTAAAGATGGTG cCCCAGCCCCTGGCCTTTCTGGAGGAAGATATCAGGGAGGTGCTGAAGCAGGAGATAGGATCAGACATCTtcaccagagaaccacaaccagaCTTCAGGACATGGAAACATAAT GTGGATGGCCCAGCCAGGAAGGTGCGTAAGTCCCTGGTGCTGGACTCCTGGGGGAAAGACTGTCTCAACGTCCAGCTATACCAGGACCAGCTCAATAACGCACTG GTCCCAGAGGAGAGTTTGTTAACCAGCTCCTTATTGATGACCCCACTcccggagagagacagagcagagcgcCCCTGCCCCCCCTCGTCTGGGAAGGAGGGGTCTTGTGGCccccggcgccaccttcccagcCCCCGCAAGAGGAAGAACCCCCCCTCGGTCAGAATTTCCCACCACGATTCACCTGGACAG GTCAACAACCAGTGGGAAGCAGTGGTTTATGGGAAGACGGAGGACCAACGGATTATGACAGAGCAGGCCCGGCAGTACCTGAGTAGCACCTACACGTCCACCGGCTGCACCTCGAGGGCGCTTGTGCTCTGA
- the LOC139531672 gene encoding myb-related protein A-like isoform X4 codes for MANITSRSESEDEDLHSTDPESKDKSKDKKILCKVKWSRDEDERLKKSVEQHGADSWKLVANHFPGRTDGQCQHRWQKVLNPELVKGPWTKEEDQKVIDLVHKYGPKRWSVIAKHLQGRIGKQCRERWHNHLNPEVKKSSWTQEEDSIIYQAHKRLGNRWAEISKLLPGRTDNSIKNHWNSTMRRKVEHEGYLQDGCRGFSSEHGGLKRRHHRPCVPQPDTPHGGHSPLGMAGPTQLGGYLYSPHCGQLMDSLPDSSSYLSSVERYSSWADSVSDDTMTTSSSSLEDQAEGGWRLAEEGQGPPVEQAEGGWRGAEEGQGPPVELAEGGWRGAEEGQHHVSPSKFLAVEASSVLSTLQTIPEFAETMELIDSMCLALQDPMAWSEAASFDVSEATTPLKQIQGSYVPQGRTTEGMRYTIDPSNDISTKHCAPMGQRKVHTPHNVPRPGLPSLGRRKRTARRDQSPDRSRASFLESPSINSPKNTPTKALPFTLSQFFNTSGGEHLSLDNPSLTSTPVCGQNYLLNTPFQKETTPKHQKENMGFRTPKIHKTIMVPTPRTPTPFKNALAAQEKMHGPLKMVPQPLAFLEEDIREVLKQEIGSDIFTREPQPDFRTWKHNVDGPARKVRKSLVLDSWGKDCLNVQLYQDQLNNALVPEESLLTSSLLMTPLPERDRAERPCPPSSGKEGSCGPRRHLPSPRKRKNPPSVRISHHDSPGQVNNQWEAVVYGKTEDQRIMTEQARQYLSSTYTSTGCTSRALVL; via the exons TGAGTCTGAGGATGAAGATCTACACTCCACAGATCCTGAGAGTAAGGACAAGAGCAAAGACAAGAAGATACTGTGCAAAGTCAAATGGTCTCGCGATGAG GACGAGAGGCTGAAGAAGTCAGTGGAGCAGCATGGAGCAGACTCCTGGAAATTAGTAGCTAATCATTTTCca GGGAGGACAGATGGCCAGTGTCAGCACCGCTGGCAGAAGGTGCTCAACCCAGAGCTGGTGAAAGGACCCTGGACAAAAGAGGAGGATCAGAAG GTGATTGACCTGGTTCATAAATATGGCCCCAAGCGCTGGTCGGTGATTGCTAAGCACCTGCAAGGGCGGATCGGGAAGCAGTGCCGTGAGCGCTGGCACAACCATCTGAACCCTGAGGTGAAGAAGTCCTCCTGGACCCAGGAAGAGGACAGCATCATCTACCAGGCCCACAAACGCCTGGGCAACCGCTGGGCCGAGATCTCCAAGCTGCTGCCTGGAAG GACGGACAACTCCATCAAGAATCACTGGAACTCCACCATGAGGAGGAAAGTGGAGCACGAGGGGTACCTCCAGGACGGCTGCAGGGGATTCAGCTCAGAGCACGGGGGGTTGAAGCGACGCCACCACAGACCCTGTGTCCCCCAACCAGACACCCCCCATGGTGGGCACAGCCCTCTGGGCATGGCTGGACCAACTCAG ctTGGGGGTTACCTCTATAGCCCTCACTGTGGCCAGCTGATGGACAGCCTCCCAGACTCCTCCAGCTACTTATCG AGTGTGGAGCGTTACTCCAGCTGGGCAGACAGTGTGTCAGATGACACCATGACCACCAGCAGTAGCAGTCTGGAGGATcaggctgagggaggctggaggCTGGCAGAGGAGGGCCAAGGTCCACCAGTGGAGCAGGCTGAGGGGGGCTGGAGGGGGGCAGAGGAAGGCCAAGGGCCACCAGTGGAGCTGGCTGAGGGGGGCTGGAGGGGGGCAGAGGAGGGCCAGCACCATGTCTCCCCCAGTAAGTTCCTGGCTGTGGAGGCTAGTTCTGTGCTCTCCACCCTGCAGACCATCCCCGAGTTCGCAGAGACCATGGAGCTCATCGACTCG ATGTGTCTGGCTCTACAGGACCCTATGGCGTGGAGCGAGGCGGCCAGCTTCGACGTGTCTGAGGCGACGACGCCTCTGAAACAAATACAGGGGAGCTACGTACCCCAGGGGAGGACCACAGAGGGGATGAGGTATACCATTGACCCCTCCAACGACATCTCAACCAAGCACTGTGCCCCCATGGGTCAGCGGAAAGTCCACACCCCACACAACGTGCCCAGACCAGGCCTGCCATCcctggggaggaggaagaggacagcgAGGCGGGACCAGTCCCCTGATAGGAGCCGTGCGTCCTTCTTAGAGTCACCCAGCATCAACTCGCCCAAGAACACCCCCACGAAAGCACTGCCTTTCACCCTCTCCCAG TTCTTCAACACATCAGGAGGAGAGCATCTGAGCCTGGACAACCCTTCTCTGACCTCCACCCCAGTCTGTGGCCAGAACTATCTCCTCAACACACCCTTCCAGAAAGAGACCACGCCCAAACACCAGAAAGAGAATATGGG TTTCAGGACCCCTAAGATTCATAAGACCATAATGGTTCCGACTCCCAGAACTCCTACTCCATTTAAGAACGCCCTGGCCGCCCAGGAGAAGATGCATGGGCCGCTAAAGATGGTG cCCCAGCCCCTGGCCTTTCTGGAGGAAGATATCAGGGAGGTGCTGAAGCAGGAGATAGGATCAGACATCTtcaccagagaaccacaaccagaCTTCAGGACATGGAAACATAAT GTGGATGGCCCAGCCAGGAAGGTGCGTAAGTCCCTGGTGCTGGACTCCTGGGGGAAAGACTGTCTCAACGTCCAGCTATACCAGGACCAGCTCAATAACGCACTG GTCCCAGAGGAGAGTTTGTTAACCAGCTCCTTATTGATGACCCCACTcccggagagagacagagcagagcgcCCCTGCCCCCCCTCGTCTGGGAAGGAGGGGTCTTGTGGCccccggcgccaccttcccagcCCCCGCAAGAGGAAGAACCCCCCCTCGGTCAGAATTTCCCACCACGATTCACCTGGACAG GTCAACAACCAGTGGGAAGCAGTGGTTTATGGGAAGACGGAGGACCAACGGATTATGACAGAGCAGGCCCGGCAGTACCTGAGTAGCACCTACACGTCCACCGGCTGCACCTCGAGGGCGCTTGTGCTCTGA
- the LOC139531672 gene encoding myb-related protein A-like isoform X1 — MANITSRSESEDEDLHSTDPESKDKSKDKKILCKVKWSRDEDERLKKSVEQHGADSWKLVANHFPGRTDGQCQHRWQKVLNPELVKGPWTKEEDQKVIDLVHKYGPKRWSVIAKHLQGRIGKQCRERWHNHLNPEVKKSSWTQEEDSIIYQAHKRLGNRWAEISKLLPGRTDNSIKNHWNSTMRRKVEHEGYLQDGCRGFSSEHGGLKRRHHRPCVPQPDTPHGGHSPLGMAGPTQLGGYLYSPHCGQLMDSLPDSSSYLSPSCHDDPDKEQRIKELELLLMSAETEVRRQAQCRGPCSVERYSSWADSVSDDTMTTSSSSLEDQAEGGWRLAEEGQGPPVEQAEGGWRGAEEGQGPPVELAEGGWRGAEEGQHHVSPSKFLAVEASSVLSTLQTIPEFAETMELIDSMCLALQDPMAWSEAASFDVSEATTPLKQIQGSYVPQGRTTEGMRYTIDPSNDISTKHCAPMGQRKVHTPHNVPRPGLPSLGRRKRTARRDQSPDRSRASFLESPSINSPKNTPTKALPFTLSQFFNTSGGEHLSLDNPSLTSTPVCGQNYLLNTPFQKETTPKHQKENMGFRTPKIHKTIMVPTPRTPTPFKNALAAQEKMHGPLKMVPQPLAFLEEDIREVLKQEIGSDIFTREPQPDFRTWKHNVDGPARKVRKSLVLDSWGKDCLNVQLYQDQLNNALVPEESLLTSSLLMTPLPERDRAERPCPPSSGKEGSCGPRRHLPSPRKRKNPPSVRISHHDSPGQVNNQWEAVVYGKTEDQRIMTEQARQYLSSTYTSTGCTSRALVL, encoded by the exons TGAGTCTGAGGATGAAGATCTACACTCCACAGATCCTGAGAGTAAGGACAAGAGCAAAGACAAGAAGATACTGTGCAAAGTCAAATGGTCTCGCGATGAG GACGAGAGGCTGAAGAAGTCAGTGGAGCAGCATGGAGCAGACTCCTGGAAATTAGTAGCTAATCATTTTCca GGGAGGACAGATGGCCAGTGTCAGCACCGCTGGCAGAAGGTGCTCAACCCAGAGCTGGTGAAAGGACCCTGGACAAAAGAGGAGGATCAGAAG GTGATTGACCTGGTTCATAAATATGGCCCCAAGCGCTGGTCGGTGATTGCTAAGCACCTGCAAGGGCGGATCGGGAAGCAGTGCCGTGAGCGCTGGCACAACCATCTGAACCCTGAGGTGAAGAAGTCCTCCTGGACCCAGGAAGAGGACAGCATCATCTACCAGGCCCACAAACGCCTGGGCAACCGCTGGGCCGAGATCTCCAAGCTGCTGCCTGGAAG GACGGACAACTCCATCAAGAATCACTGGAACTCCACCATGAGGAGGAAAGTGGAGCACGAGGGGTACCTCCAGGACGGCTGCAGGGGATTCAGCTCAGAGCACGGGGGGTTGAAGCGACGCCACCACAGACCCTGTGTCCCCCAACCAGACACCCCCCATGGTGGGCACAGCCCTCTGGGCATGGCTGGACCAACTCAG ctTGGGGGTTACCTCTATAGCCCTCACTGTGGCCAGCTGATGGACAGCCTCCCAGACTCCTCCAGCTACTTATCG ccgtcctgccatgacgaTCCAGACAAAGAGCAGAGAATTAAGGAGCTTGAGCTGCTGCTTATGTCAGCAGAGACCGAGGTCCGGAGACAGGCCCAGTGCCGAGGCCCATGT AGTGTGGAGCGTTACTCCAGCTGGGCAGACAGTGTGTCAGATGACACCATGACCACCAGCAGTAGCAGTCTGGAGGATcaggctgagggaggctggaggCTGGCAGAGGAGGGCCAAGGTCCACCAGTGGAGCAGGCTGAGGGGGGCTGGAGGGGGGCAGAGGAAGGCCAAGGGCCACCAGTGGAGCTGGCTGAGGGGGGCTGGAGGGGGGCAGAGGAGGGCCAGCACCATGTCTCCCCCAGTAAGTTCCTGGCTGTGGAGGCTAGTTCTGTGCTCTCCACCCTGCAGACCATCCCCGAGTTCGCAGAGACCATGGAGCTCATCGACTCG ATGTGTCTGGCTCTACAGGACCCTATGGCGTGGAGCGAGGCGGCCAGCTTCGACGTGTCTGAGGCGACGACGCCTCTGAAACAAATACAGGGGAGCTACGTACCCCAGGGGAGGACCACAGAGGGGATGAGGTATACCATTGACCCCTCCAACGACATCTCAACCAAGCACTGTGCCCCCATGGGTCAGCGGAAAGTCCACACCCCACACAACGTGCCCAGACCAGGCCTGCCATCcctggggaggaggaagaggacagcgAGGCGGGACCAGTCCCCTGATAGGAGCCGTGCGTCCTTCTTAGAGTCACCCAGCATCAACTCGCCCAAGAACACCCCCACGAAAGCACTGCCTTTCACCCTCTCCCAG TTCTTCAACACATCAGGAGGAGAGCATCTGAGCCTGGACAACCCTTCTCTGACCTCCACCCCAGTCTGTGGCCAGAACTATCTCCTCAACACACCCTTCCAGAAAGAGACCACGCCCAAACACCAGAAAGAGAATATGGG TTTCAGGACCCCTAAGATTCATAAGACCATAATGGTTCCGACTCCCAGAACTCCTACTCCATTTAAGAACGCCCTGGCCGCCCAGGAGAAGATGCATGGGCCGCTAAAGATGGTG cCCCAGCCCCTGGCCTTTCTGGAGGAAGATATCAGGGAGGTGCTGAAGCAGGAGATAGGATCAGACATCTtcaccagagaaccacaaccagaCTTCAGGACATGGAAACATAAT GTGGATGGCCCAGCCAGGAAGGTGCGTAAGTCCCTGGTGCTGGACTCCTGGGGGAAAGACTGTCTCAACGTCCAGCTATACCAGGACCAGCTCAATAACGCACTG GTCCCAGAGGAGAGTTTGTTAACCAGCTCCTTATTGATGACCCCACTcccggagagagacagagcagagcgcCCCTGCCCCCCCTCGTCTGGGAAGGAGGGGTCTTGTGGCccccggcgccaccttcccagcCCCCGCAAGAGGAAGAACCCCCCCTCGGTCAGAATTTCCCACCACGATTCACCTGGACAG GTCAACAACCAGTGGGAAGCAGTGGTTTATGGGAAGACGGAGGACCAACGGATTATGACAGAGCAGGCCCGGCAGTACCTGAGTAGCACCTACACGTCCACCGGCTGCACCTCGAGGGCGCTTGTGCTCTGA
- the LOC139531672 gene encoding myb-related protein A-like isoform X2 translates to MDRANESEDEDLHSTDPESKDKSKDKKILCKVKWSRDEDERLKKSVEQHGADSWKLVANHFPGRTDGQCQHRWQKVLNPELVKGPWTKEEDQKVIDLVHKYGPKRWSVIAKHLQGRIGKQCRERWHNHLNPEVKKSSWTQEEDSIIYQAHKRLGNRWAEISKLLPGRTDNSIKNHWNSTMRRKVEHEGYLQDGCRGFSSEHGGLKRRHHRPCVPQPDTPHGGHSPLGMAGPTQLGGYLYSPHCGQLMDSLPDSSSYLSPSCHDDPDKEQRIKELELLLMSAETEVRRQAQCRGPCSVERYSSWADSVSDDTMTTSSSSLEDQAEGGWRLAEEGQGPPVEQAEGGWRGAEEGQGPPVELAEGGWRGAEEGQHHVSPSKFLAVEASSVLSTLQTIPEFAETMELIDSMCLALQDPMAWSEAASFDVSEATTPLKQIQGSYVPQGRTTEGMRYTIDPSNDISTKHCAPMGQRKVHTPHNVPRPGLPSLGRRKRTARRDQSPDRSRASFLESPSINSPKNTPTKALPFTLSQFFNTSGGEHLSLDNPSLTSTPVCGQNYLLNTPFQKETTPKHQKENMGFRTPKIHKTIMVPTPRTPTPFKNALAAQEKMHGPLKMVPQPLAFLEEDIREVLKQEIGSDIFTREPQPDFRTWKHNVDGPARKVRKSLVLDSWGKDCLNVQLYQDQLNNALVPEESLLTSSLLMTPLPERDRAERPCPPSSGKEGSCGPRRHLPSPRKRKNPPSVRISHHDSPGQVNNQWEAVVYGKTEDQRIMTEQARQYLSSTYTSTGCTSRALVL, encoded by the exons ATGGACAGAGCTAA TGAGTCTGAGGATGAAGATCTACACTCCACAGATCCTGAGAGTAAGGACAAGAGCAAAGACAAGAAGATACTGTGCAAAGTCAAATGGTCTCGCGATGAG GACGAGAGGCTGAAGAAGTCAGTGGAGCAGCATGGAGCAGACTCCTGGAAATTAGTAGCTAATCATTTTCca GGGAGGACAGATGGCCAGTGTCAGCACCGCTGGCAGAAGGTGCTCAACCCAGAGCTGGTGAAAGGACCCTGGACAAAAGAGGAGGATCAGAAG GTGATTGACCTGGTTCATAAATATGGCCCCAAGCGCTGGTCGGTGATTGCTAAGCACCTGCAAGGGCGGATCGGGAAGCAGTGCCGTGAGCGCTGGCACAACCATCTGAACCCTGAGGTGAAGAAGTCCTCCTGGACCCAGGAAGAGGACAGCATCATCTACCAGGCCCACAAACGCCTGGGCAACCGCTGGGCCGAGATCTCCAAGCTGCTGCCTGGAAG GACGGACAACTCCATCAAGAATCACTGGAACTCCACCATGAGGAGGAAAGTGGAGCACGAGGGGTACCTCCAGGACGGCTGCAGGGGATTCAGCTCAGAGCACGGGGGGTTGAAGCGACGCCACCACAGACCCTGTGTCCCCCAACCAGACACCCCCCATGGTGGGCACAGCCCTCTGGGCATGGCTGGACCAACTCAG ctTGGGGGTTACCTCTATAGCCCTCACTGTGGCCAGCTGATGGACAGCCTCCCAGACTCCTCCAGCTACTTATCG ccgtcctgccatgacgaTCCAGACAAAGAGCAGAGAATTAAGGAGCTTGAGCTGCTGCTTATGTCAGCAGAGACCGAGGTCCGGAGACAGGCCCAGTGCCGAGGCCCATGT AGTGTGGAGCGTTACTCCAGCTGGGCAGACAGTGTGTCAGATGACACCATGACCACCAGCAGTAGCAGTCTGGAGGATcaggctgagggaggctggaggCTGGCAGAGGAGGGCCAAGGTCCACCAGTGGAGCAGGCTGAGGGGGGCTGGAGGGGGGCAGAGGAAGGCCAAGGGCCACCAGTGGAGCTGGCTGAGGGGGGCTGGAGGGGGGCAGAGGAGGGCCAGCACCATGTCTCCCCCAGTAAGTTCCTGGCTGTGGAGGCTAGTTCTGTGCTCTCCACCCTGCAGACCATCCCCGAGTTCGCAGAGACCATGGAGCTCATCGACTCG ATGTGTCTGGCTCTACAGGACCCTATGGCGTGGAGCGAGGCGGCCAGCTTCGACGTGTCTGAGGCGACGACGCCTCTGAAACAAATACAGGGGAGCTACGTACCCCAGGGGAGGACCACAGAGGGGATGAGGTATACCATTGACCCCTCCAACGACATCTCAACCAAGCACTGTGCCCCCATGGGTCAGCGGAAAGTCCACACCCCACACAACGTGCCCAGACCAGGCCTGCCATCcctggggaggaggaagaggacagcgAGGCGGGACCAGTCCCCTGATAGGAGCCGTGCGTCCTTCTTAGAGTCACCCAGCATCAACTCGCCCAAGAACACCCCCACGAAAGCACTGCCTTTCACCCTCTCCCAG TTCTTCAACACATCAGGAGGAGAGCATCTGAGCCTGGACAACCCTTCTCTGACCTCCACCCCAGTCTGTGGCCAGAACTATCTCCTCAACACACCCTTCCAGAAAGAGACCACGCCCAAACACCAGAAAGAGAATATGGG TTTCAGGACCCCTAAGATTCATAAGACCATAATGGTTCCGACTCCCAGAACTCCTACTCCATTTAAGAACGCCCTGGCCGCCCAGGAGAAGATGCATGGGCCGCTAAAGATGGTG cCCCAGCCCCTGGCCTTTCTGGAGGAAGATATCAGGGAGGTGCTGAAGCAGGAGATAGGATCAGACATCTtcaccagagaaccacaaccagaCTTCAGGACATGGAAACATAAT GTGGATGGCCCAGCCAGGAAGGTGCGTAAGTCCCTGGTGCTGGACTCCTGGGGGAAAGACTGTCTCAACGTCCAGCTATACCAGGACCAGCTCAATAACGCACTG GTCCCAGAGGAGAGTTTGTTAACCAGCTCCTTATTGATGACCCCACTcccggagagagacagagcagagcgcCCCTGCCCCCCCTCGTCTGGGAAGGAGGGGTCTTGTGGCccccggcgccaccttcccagcCCCCGCAAGAGGAAGAACCCCCCCTCGGTCAGAATTTCCCACCACGATTCACCTGGACAG GTCAACAACCAGTGGGAAGCAGTGGTTTATGGGAAGACGGAGGACCAACGGATTATGACAGAGCAGGCCCGGCAGTACCTGAGTAGCACCTACACGTCCACCGGCTGCACCTCGAGGGCGCTTGTGCTCTGA